In Thiothrix unzii, the sequence CGCAGGAAACGGGTCGGGTTGCCGCCGCGTTCAATCGTCATGATGGCGGAATTGAATACGTCGCTGATGGAGTTGACCAGACCGGGAATTGCGCTATCCGGGCACACGCTGTAGCAGTTGCCGCAAGCGGTGCAGTTTTCCGGCTTGAATTCAGGGTATTCAAAGCGGATCTGGGTCATGTCGCGGTAGAAGCCGGTGGCGACGGGCATCAAGCCGGTTGCCATGTACGGGTCGGCGAGGTTGCCGCTGCCTTTGCCTTCGAGGTAGAAGCTGCCGGTCTGTTCCCAGAAACGGTGGATGTCGGATAAACGTCCGTCGCCTTCCGGCAACTGTTTCAGCATGATCGGCAAGGAACTGGCTTGCTTGCGCACCGCTTCCGGGGTCAAACCGACGGTTTTTTCCGTGATTTCAATGATTTCATCGAAACCACGGCGTACCACTTTGAGGTTGTCTTCAACCACCCGTGCGCCTTTGCCGCCGAACTTGTCGCGCAATTGTTTTTCAATCGCGTCGAACAGGGTGTCGCGGGTCATATTGTTCCGCGCCATCAACGGGGAAGCGGCGAAGAACGCACCTTGGAAGGCGTTACCCTGCATACGGAATTGCAGTTCAGCGTTGGAAGCTTCTTCGCGGGCAATCTTGAAACCGTCGATGTAGTAAATGCGGATGCCGTGGTCAACGATGTATTTCTGTGCCTGACGCGGAATTTGCGCCCACACTTCTGCCGCAGTGCCGAGGCTACTTTGGATAATGAACACGCCATCCTTGTCCAGCCCGTGCAATGGGTTGGAGTGCAGGAACACGTTCGGGTCGGGTGAGAGCACCACATCGACGAAATGGTATTCGCACGATAAACGGATCGGTTCAGGCGCAGCGGACAGGTAGTAGGTGGTCGGCTGACCTTTCTTTTCCGAACCGTATTTGGGGTTGGCTTTGATGTCGAAACCCAGCAAGTCGTACAGCGTCATCGCCAGGTTTTTACCCGTGGTGATTGCGCCCCAGCCGCCGACCGAGTGCATCCGCACGGTGATTGAGCCTTTCGGCATCAGGTTGGGATTTTCACTGCCATACACCGACAAATCCTTGATTTGCGGGTAACGGCTCAACAGGTCATTGAAATACACTTCCTGACGCGGGGAGGCGGCATTGCGGTAGAAGTCGATGCCGAGATAGAAGAAACGCTGGTTTTTGCCGGTGGGCAGCATGTTTTCGATAGCACCGATAATGCCTTCCGGTTGCAGGTCGCGGCTACCCAAGCCGTAGCAGCCGGAGTACAGGGCTGGGGCTTCGCCGCTTTTGTAGCTGGCATACAGCGGGTAAGGCAGTTCGCCACGGGTAGCAAAACCGTTTTCCATGCTTTTGGTGAGGGAGGCGCGGACTTCACGCATCACGGGTAAATCTTCCGCCAGTGGCTGGTCGGTACGCTCCAGCACCACGCAGCCTTTCTTGCCCTTGAGTGCCTTGCTAATCAAATCGCCGGGGAAGGGGCGGTACATGGTGAGGTTAATTACGCCCACTTTGAGCTTGCGGGTATCGCGCAGGTAATCGGCAACCGCTTCCGCCTGCACGATCATGCTGCCTTGCCCAAGGATTACGTAGTCAGCGTCATCGCAACGGTATTCGGCAATGCGCCCGTAGTAACGCCCGGTAAGGCTGGCGTATTCCGCCATCGCTTTTTCGGAAAGGTCGCGGATGTGGTCGAAGAAATACGGGCGTTGCGCGGCAGTCGCTTGCATGTAAGCGTCTTGGTTTTGCACCGTACCGGCAACCATCGGGTTATCCACGCTCCACACTTCAGGGACACGACGGCGTTTCGGGCCGTAAATCATTTCCTGCGCCGGGGTGGGGCAGTCGATCATGTCGGCGGGGTTGCCGAGGAATTCCGCAATCAGTTCGCGTTCCGGCACTTGCAGCGGTTCGATCAAATGGGTGGTGAGGAAGCCGTCTTGTGCAACTGCCGCTGGGGTCAGGGACATTTCGGCAATCTTGCGTCCGATCAGGTTGAGGTCAGCCGCTTCTTGCGCATTCTTGGCAAAAATCTGGAAGAAACCGGTGTCGTCGATGCAGTGGTAGTCATCATGCCCGCAATGCACGTTGAGGCTGGCTTTGGTAATGGCGCGGCAACCAATGTTCAGCACGTAAGGCAGGCGTTTACCGACGGCGGCGTACAAGGATTCGTGCATGAATGCCACGCCCTGTGCGGAGGAGAAGTTGGTGGCACGCAAGCCCGTCATGGACATCCCCGCAGTCACGGCGGCGGCAGCATGTTCGGATTCCGGTTCAACGAAAATCAGCGGTTGCCCCGCGTTATTGACGTGGCCTTTGGCGACTTCTTCCGCCCAGTATTCGCCCATTTGGGTGGAAGGGGTAATGGGGTACGCACCCGCAGCATCCGATGCCTCGCGTTCACACATAATGACAGCGGCGTTGCCGTCCATTGCCATGCGCGTACCGGGGTACTTGACGGTAGGGGTAACAGGTTTCTTGATTCCGAACATGGTTTGACTGCCTCTACGAGTGAGATTCAAAGGATTATGCGTGGCTAACTGGGAGTGCCTTCTTTCTAATGACAGGCTTGGCTTTTGACCCTTTTTCGGTCTCCCCTTTGCGGTTCAGCCACACGATTGCACCGGTAGGGCAACGCTGGATGCTGACGCGAGAGGCTAGGGTGTTTTTACTGTAATCAATGGTTGCCAGGTTGTCCCTGATCGTTATTAACCCTTCCGGGGAATCGTTCACGCAACGCTCACAGGCATTGCAAGCCACTTCGCATTCGGCTTCCGCCTCTGCGCCGTGGTGGAGATTTTTGCAAGCCACCCACAATTGGTGGCTGACAGGATGCAGTTCAAACAGTTTCTTGGGGCAGACATCGACGCAATCGCCACAGGCGGTGCATTTGTCGGCATCGACGACGGGCAGGCCGTTTTTATCCATCGAAATCGCGCCGAATTCGCACACGTCGGCGCAATCCGCCATGCCCAAGCAGCCCCACGTACAGGTTTTGCCACCGCCGCCCACCATTGCTGCGCCCCGGCAGGAATGCAATCCGGCGTATTTGGCGCGGTTGTAGGCAACGTGGTTGCCGCCAGCGCAAGCCAATCGAGCCACGCGCTTTTCCTGATTACCGAGATCCACGCCGAGGAAATTGGCAATCGCAAGGTTGTTGGCAGGCGCGTTAACGGTGCATTGCCCCGGCTGGACTTCGCCCGCAATCAGCTTTTCGGCGAAAATGCGGCAACCGGCTTCACCACATGCACCACAATTGGCGTGTGGCAGGGCGGAATCCACTTCGTCGATGCGCGGATCTTCGTACACAAACAGGAAACGGTTGGCAATTGCCAGAATAACGGCGAGAGAAACTCCCAAGGCCAGCATGTAACCTAGGGCAACTACGGTGTCTGCGGAGAGAATGCTGGCGTCAATCACGCTAAAATGTCCTATCGTGGGGAAAATGTTACATTTACATTACCCAAAATTGTGCAGGCGCAATAATGATTTATATCAAGGTTTTATATTGCACCGCACAACGTGAAGGGATAGCCTGAATAGCTAAAAGAGATATAGAAAGGGTAGGGATGGCACTAGAATAGGGCTTATAATGGGGGAAGTGCCTTCTCAAGAGAAAATAATAATGCTTGTTTCTGATGCCATTTTTTCAGCCAGCCCCTATCTGCAACACCAGCTTGCCCGCCACCCTGAATGGCAAGCCTACCTAGAAACGAGCCAGCCGTATGCCAATGGTGAATTGGTGCAAAACATCGCGGCTGAAGTGCTTACACTCCCCGATTACGACAGCCTATTGCGCACGGTGCGCATCATCCGTAACCGC encodes:
- a CDS encoding 2-oxoacid:acceptor oxidoreductase family protein codes for the protein MFGIKKPVTPTVKYPGTRMAMDGNAAVIMCEREASDAAGAYPITPSTQMGEYWAEEVAKGHVNNAGQPLIFVEPESEHAAAAVTAGMSMTGLRATNFSSAQGVAFMHESLYAAVGKRLPYVLNIGCRAITKASLNVHCGHDDYHCIDDTGFFQIFAKNAQEAADLNLIGRKIAEMSLTPAAVAQDGFLTTHLIEPLQVPERELIAEFLGNPADMIDCPTPAQEMIYGPKRRRVPEVWSVDNPMVAGTVQNQDAYMQATAAQRPYFFDHIRDLSEKAMAEYASLTGRYYGRIAEYRCDDADYVILGQGSMIVQAEAVADYLRDTRKLKVGVINLTMYRPFPGDLISKALKGKKGCVVLERTDQPLAEDLPVMREVRASLTKSMENGFATRGELPYPLYASYKSGEAPALYSGCYGLGSRDLQPEGIIGAIENMLPTGKNQRFFYLGIDFYRNAASPRQEVYFNDLLSRYPQIKDLSVYGSENPNLMPKGSITVRMHSVGGWGAITTGKNLAMTLYDLLGFDIKANPKYGSEKKGQPTTYYLSAAPEPIRLSCEYHFVDVVLSPDPNVFLHSNPLHGLDKDGVFIIQSSLGTAAEVWAQIPRQAQKYIVDHGIRIYYIDGFKIAREEASNAELQFRMQGNAFQGAFFAASPLMARNNMTRDTLFDAIEKQLRDKFGGKGARVVEDNLKVVRRGFDEIIEITEKTVGLTPEAVRKQASSLPIMLKQLPEGDGRLSDIHRFWEQTGSFYLEGKGSGNLADPYMATGLMPVATGFYRDMTQIRFEYPEFKPENCTACGNCYSVCPDSAIPGLVNSISDVFNSAIMTIERGGNPTRFLRREVRTVEKKLRGLIEQNGEAANVNQLIDHAVLETLAESPLEGAEKQSLEREFSRLLATIGDFRFAITKPYYSTREKKQAGSGGLFSITINPYTCKGCMECIKVCDDQALVAAPQTESAVERMRKEWKFWLELPTTAPEFSRIDDLDEKVGALETLLLDKHNYHSMMSGDGACLGCGEKTSIHLFTATVTALLQPRVKTHLEKIDNLINQLETKVRMTLANNINLGDTAAFRAAIDGNKEHDLTLGILSHSLEADGPTQPLNQQWLKDITKLLDALRNLKWRYTEGQTKQGRAEMGIINATGCTSVWASTFPFNPYPFPWANHLFQDAPSMAMGIFEGHMAKMADGFKAIRKAELIIADKYDPAEHDSILTYFNWKAFSDEEWRLCPPVVAVGGDGAMYDIGFQNLSRALMSGMPIKVLVLDTQVYSNTGGQACTSGFIGQVSDMAPYGKAWKGKTEIRKEMSLIGMAHRTSFVLQSSISNMTHMIEGFIDGLNSRRPALFNIYAVCQPEHGVADDAAEQQSKLAVESRAYPLFRFDPDAGETLKDCASIEGNPSIDTDWPTYTLEYTDEKGKTASMKVPMTFADFALTEGRFRKSFRKAPPETWNDNMVQLHDFIELDEDARDGLFPYIWAVDGKNRLMRVLVAQELLASTEERRGFWHQLKSLTGVDQVVDMDAIKLQAKAEVAQQLTATLMGMAAGSLPAGLLASGGNGALSPASGAPAANAGSFEPVWVDTPECTACDECININPAIFAYNDQKKAIVINPQGGSFKDIVKAAEKCTAGCLHPGTPHNPNEAGLDKLVARAAKYQ
- a CDS encoding (Fe-S)-binding protein encodes the protein MIDASILSADTVVALGYMLALGVSLAVILAIANRFLFVYEDPRIDEVDSALPHANCGACGEAGCRIFAEKLIAGEVQPGQCTVNAPANNLAIANFLGVDLGNQEKRVARLACAGGNHVAYNRAKYAGLHSCRGAAMVGGGGKTCTWGCLGMADCADVCEFGAISMDKNGLPVVDADKCTACGDCVDVCPKKLFELHPVSHQLWVACKNLHHGAEAEAECEVACNACERCVNDSPEGLITIRDNLATIDYSKNTLASRVSIQRCPTGAIVWLNRKGETEKGSKAKPVIRKKALPVSHA